A single window of Opitutaceae bacterium DNA harbors:
- a CDS encoding ribulokinase translates to MAYSLGIDYGTNSVRALIVRCSDGAEFGVEVVNYPSGTQGVLLDPRNHHLARQNPADYIYGLEKCVRGALAQAKRRKGFDADKVVGIGVDTTGSSPMPVDERNVPLAFSSRWKRNPNAQCWLWKDHTGHREAAEITRLAAEMRPQYIAKCGNTYSSEWFWSKILHCLREDPAVFRAAYSWVELADWIPSILAGISDPREIQRGVCCAGHKALYADDWGGLPDKEFLARLDPALADLRDRLYEQAWDASRAAGGLCQEWARRLGLKPGIPIAIGEMDVHYGAIGSGVAEGTVVKVIGTSACDCAVVRADRTVPDIPGICGIVKGAILPGHYGIEAGQSAVGDIFKWFVEGVLGDVRLHASLTKEASRLKPGESGLLALDWNNGNRTVLVDQLLTGLLVGQTLYSTKAEIYRALIEGTAFGARAIIERIREYGVRIDRIVCAGGIAEKNPLLMQIYADVTGCTMLLAGSSQACALGAAISAAVLAGAHPDFSSAQRRMTSLKKVSHRPKPPAKKVYDQLYEQYRVLHDGFGGVNRAADFSGVMKRLLEIKDTAQSRVARSK, encoded by the coding sequence ATGGCATACTCCCTTGGCATTGACTATGGAACGAACTCGGTTCGCGCCCTGATTGTGCGGTGTTCCGACGGCGCCGAATTTGGCGTGGAGGTTGTCAACTACCCGAGCGGAACTCAGGGCGTCCTGCTGGATCCGAGAAACCACCATCTGGCGCGCCAGAATCCGGCTGACTATATTTACGGTCTGGAGAAATGCGTGCGCGGTGCACTGGCGCAGGCGAAACGGAGGAAGGGTTTCGATGCCGACAAGGTCGTTGGCATCGGTGTCGACACCACGGGTTCGAGCCCGATGCCGGTCGATGAGCGAAACGTGCCGCTCGCCTTCAGTTCCCGCTGGAAGCGGAATCCCAATGCGCAGTGCTGGCTCTGGAAGGATCACACCGGCCACCGCGAGGCGGCGGAAATCACACGGCTCGCCGCGGAGATGCGGCCGCAGTACATCGCCAAATGCGGCAACACCTACTCGTCGGAATGGTTCTGGTCGAAGATTCTGCACTGTCTGCGCGAGGACCCCGCGGTGTTTCGCGCGGCATATTCGTGGGTGGAGCTGGCTGACTGGATCCCGTCGATCCTCGCCGGGATTTCGGATCCGCGGGAGATCCAGCGCGGCGTGTGCTGTGCCGGACACAAGGCGCTCTACGCGGATGACTGGGGCGGGCTGCCCGACAAGGAGTTTCTTGCACGGCTCGACCCAGCGCTCGCGGACCTGCGGGACCGGCTTTACGAACAGGCCTGGGATGCGAGCCGCGCCGCTGGAGGGCTGTGCCAGGAATGGGCGCGCCGCCTGGGCCTGAAGCCCGGCATTCCCATCGCCATCGGAGAAATGGACGTGCACTACGGCGCGATCGGCAGCGGCGTGGCGGAGGGCACGGTCGTCAAAGTCATCGGCACATCGGCGTGCGACTGCGCCGTCGTTCGCGCTGACAGGACCGTGCCCGACATCCCGGGAATCTGCGGCATCGTCAAGGGAGCGATCCTCCCGGGGCACTACGGGATTGAGGCGGGGCAGTCCGCGGTGGGCGACATCTTCAAATGGTTCGTGGAAGGCGTGCTGGGGGATGTCAGGCTTCATGCGTCGCTGACAAAAGAGGCGTCACGTTTGAAGCCGGGGGAGAGCGGGCTGCTCGCGCTCGACTGGAACAATGGAAACCGCACGGTCCTGGTCGACCAGCTTCTCACCGGCCTCCTCGTCGGCCAGACACTGTACAGCACAAAGGCCGAAATCTATCGTGCGCTCATCGAGGGCACAGCCTTTGGCGCCCGTGCGATCATCGAACGGATCCGCGAGTACGGCGTGCGCATTGACCGCATCGTCTGCGCCGGAGGCATTGCGGAGAAAAATCCGCTGCTCATGCAGATCTACGCCGACGTCACCGGCTGCACCATGCTGCTCGCCGGATCGAGCCAGGCCTGCGCGCTCGGGGCCGCGATTTCCGCAGCCGTGCTGGCCGGAGCGCATCCGGATTTTTCGTCGGCGCAAAGGCGCATGACATCCTTGAAGAAGGTTTCCCACCGGCCGAAGCCACCGGCAAAAAAGGTCTACGATCAGTTGTACGAACAGTATCGCGTGCTCCACGATGGCTTCGGAGGCGTGAACCGTGCGGCGGATTTTTCCGGCGTGATGAAGCGGCTGCTGGAAATCAAGGACACGGCCCAGAGTCGGGTTGCCCGCAGCAAATAG
- the araA gene encoding L-arabinose isomerase — protein sequence MKALTTPRIWFVCGSQHLYGEGPLRQVAANAAAVVDGLTVSRRLPLPLEYKALLTTPDEITQLCIDANSSSDCAGLVVWMHTFSPSKMWIRGLTLLKKPFLHLHTQFNRDLPWGSIDMDFMNLNQAAHGDREAGFIHTRLRLGRKVVVGHWSDAEVQARIAAWMRAAHAWHDMQGARFVRFGDNMREVAVTEGDKVSAEMRFGFSVNTHGVGDLAARVNAVASADASALCAEYERAYRVAPALRKRGSRHDALLYGARLELGIRAFLEEGGFKGFTTTFEDLHGLRQLPGLAPQRLMADGYGFAGEGDWKTAVLVRAMKVMAHGLKGGTSFMEDYTYHLSPKGHQVLGAHMLEICSTIAAGKPSLEIHPLGIGGKEDPVRLVFDGAAGPALNASLVDLGHRFRLIVNEVTAIRPPRLPRLPVARAVWECKPDFKTACAAWILAGGAHHTGYSQAVTTEMLEDFATIAGVELVTIDATTRLADFKQTLRNNEVYCHLAQGFRA from the coding sequence ATGAAAGCGCTCACGACTCCCCGCATCTGGTTTGTTTGTGGATCGCAGCACCTCTATGGCGAAGGGCCGCTTCGGCAGGTTGCGGCCAACGCAGCGGCGGTTGTCGACGGACTCACGGTTTCCCGGAGACTGCCCCTGCCGCTGGAGTACAAGGCGCTGCTGACAACGCCGGATGAGATCACACAGCTTTGCATCGATGCCAACTCCTCTTCGGACTGCGCCGGGCTGGTGGTGTGGATGCACACGTTCTCGCCATCAAAGATGTGGATCAGGGGGCTCACGCTGCTGAAGAAGCCCTTCCTGCACCTGCACACGCAGTTCAACCGCGACCTGCCCTGGGGATCCATCGACATGGATTTCATGAACCTCAACCAGGCGGCGCACGGGGATCGTGAGGCCGGTTTCATCCACACGCGTCTGCGACTCGGACGCAAGGTGGTGGTGGGACACTGGAGCGACGCGGAGGTCCAGGCGCGAATCGCGGCGTGGATGCGCGCGGCGCATGCCTGGCATGACATGCAGGGCGCGCGTTTTGTGCGGTTTGGCGACAACATGCGCGAGGTGGCGGTGACGGAGGGCGACAAGGTTTCCGCGGAGATGCGGTTTGGTTTTTCGGTGAACACACATGGCGTCGGCGATCTCGCGGCCAGGGTGAACGCCGTCGCTTCAGCGGATGCTTCGGCGCTCTGCGCGGAATATGAGCGTGCGTACAGGGTCGCCCCGGCACTCAGAAAGCGCGGATCGCGCCACGACGCTCTGCTTTACGGAGCGCGGCTTGAACTGGGGATCCGTGCGTTTCTGGAGGAAGGCGGCTTCAAGGGATTCACAACGACTTTCGAGGATCTTCACGGACTGAGACAGTTGCCGGGCCTCGCGCCGCAGCGCCTGATGGCGGATGGGTACGGATTCGCCGGCGAAGGCGACTGGAAAACAGCGGTGCTGGTGCGCGCGATGAAGGTGATGGCGCATGGGTTGAAGGGCGGCACTTCCTTCATGGAGGACTACACGTATCATCTTTCGCCGAAGGGTCACCAGGTGCTCGGCGCGCACATGCTTGAAATCTGCAGCACGATCGCCGCGGGAAAGCCATCGCTGGAAATCCATCCGCTGGGAATCGGAGGGAAGGAGGATCCCGTGCGACTCGTCTTCGACGGAGCGGCCGGTCCGGCGCTGAATGCCTCGCTGGTGGATCTGGGCCATCGTTTCCGATTGATTGTCAATGAAGTCACTGCAATCAGACCGCCGCGCCTGCCTCGGCTGCCGGTGGCGCGCGCGGTGTGGGAGTGCAAACCGGATTTCAAGACCGCGTGCGCCGCATGGATACTGGCGGGAGGCGCCCACCACACGGGATACAGCCAGGCGGTGACAACGGAAATGCTCGAAGACTTTGCGACGATTGCGGGTGTCGAGCTCGTGACGATCGATGCGACAACGCGACTGGCTGACTTCAAGCAGACATTGCGCAACAACGAAGTGTATTGCCACCTGGCGCAGGGTTTTCGGGCCTAG
- the araD gene encoding L-ribulose-5-phosphate 4-epimerase AraD yields the protein MASSYHSLKHEAFEANRQLPRKGLINLTFGNASAVDRSRGVFAIKPSGVAYDDLRAEDMVVVDLDGRVVEGVLRPSSDTPTHRRLYLGFSNIGGVVHTHSTHATAFAQAGRSIPILGTTHADYFSCDIPVTRHMTPGEIAGDYEWNTGAVMLECLERLTLKPLACPGALVIRHGPFAWAENVMTAVEVAVAMECVAHLAWVSLQLAPGLTPIEPELLRKHFTRKHGAGAYYGQTARG from the coding sequence ATGGCCTCATCCTATCACTCCCTGAAGCACGAAGCCTTCGAGGCGAATCGCCAGCTTCCGCGGAAAGGGCTGATCAATCTGACGTTTGGAAACGCAAGTGCGGTCGATCGAAGCCGCGGTGTGTTCGCGATCAAGCCCAGTGGAGTTGCCTACGACGACCTGCGGGCGGAGGACATGGTGGTTGTCGATCTCGATGGGAGAGTTGTCGAGGGAGTGCTGCGTCCGTCGTCGGACACACCCACGCACCGCCGGCTCTACCTGGGTTTTTCGAACATTGGAGGTGTGGTGCATACGCACTCAACGCATGCCACGGCCTTCGCGCAGGCGGGCAGGTCCATTCCCATTCTGGGAACGACGCACGCCGACTATTTTTCGTGCGACATCCCCGTCACGCGGCACATGACGCCGGGGGAGATTGCGGGCGACTACGAGTGGAACACCGGCGCGGTGATGCTCGAATGCCTTGAGCGATTGACGCTGAAGCCGCTGGCCTGCCCTGGCGCGCTGGTGATTCGGCACGGACCCTTTGCCTGGGCGGAGAACGTGATGACGGCGGTCGAGGTGGCGGTTGCCATGGAATGCGTGGCGCACCTTGCGTGGGTCAGCCTGCAACTGGCGCCCGGACTCACGCCGATCGAACCGGAGCTGCTGCGGAAGCATTTCACCCGAAAGCACGGGGCGGGCGCCTATTATGGACAAACCGCCCGCGGGTGA
- a CDS encoding transposase produces MARKLRLEYAGAMYHVFNRGNYRGDIFEEDGAKDAFEGCLFEAAAKAAWRVHAFIIMRNHYHLALETPDANLVAGMKWLQSTYANRFNRFRGERGHVFQGRYQALLLEDMPVLGAVGHYIHLNPVRAKFLTMETLASYRHSSYWYLTKKTKRPASLSFEAILSAAGTLPDKPEGWRSYHNYLAWLSEEETAQKGLAFDKMCKGWALGGAEFKQGLLDDHRKLGKEIQAETDASEFRQMGWNRSLGRALAALGRREREAPKAAKAANWKVAIAAHLRRTTTASNPWLAQALAMGAPNALSRYVAECHRGLRPDAAKLLRRLEKL; encoded by the coding sequence ATGGCAAGGAAGCTGAGACTGGAGTACGCAGGGGCGATGTATCACGTTTTCAATCGTGGAAACTACAGGGGGGACATCTTTGAGGAGGACGGGGCGAAGGATGCGTTCGAGGGGTGCCTGTTCGAGGCGGCGGCGAAGGCCGCGTGGCGGGTGCATGCGTTCATCATCATGAGGAACCACTACCATCTGGCGCTGGAAACGCCCGATGCGAATCTTGTGGCTGGAATGAAGTGGCTGCAGTCGACGTACGCCAATCGGTTCAACAGGTTCAGGGGAGAGCGGGGGCATGTGTTCCAAGGGCGCTACCAGGCGCTGCTGCTGGAGGACATGCCGGTGCTTGGAGCGGTTGGACATTACATCCACTTGAATCCGGTGCGGGCGAAATTCCTGACGATGGAGACGCTTGCGAGCTATCGTCACAGCAGCTACTGGTACCTGACGAAGAAGACGAAGCGCCCGGCAAGTCTTTCGTTCGAGGCGATTCTAAGTGCGGCTGGCACCCTGCCCGACAAACCCGAGGGATGGAGAAGCTATCACAATTACCTGGCTTGGCTGTCCGAAGAGGAAACTGCGCAAAAGGGCCTGGCTTTCGACAAGATGTGCAAGGGGTGGGCTCTCGGAGGCGCTGAGTTCAAGCAAGGGCTGCTGGACGACCACAGGAAGCTGGGAAAAGAGATTCAGGCGGAGACCGATGCGTCGGAATTCAGGCAGATGGGTTGGAACAGATCGCTTGGGCGCGCTCTGGCGGCACTGGGTCGCAGGGAGCGGGAGGCTCCGAAAGCGGCCAAGGCGGCGAACTGGAAGGTGGCGATCGCCGCCCATCTGCGGCGAACGACCACGGCATCAAATCCGTGGCTTGCGCAGGCTCTGGCGATGGGAGCGCCAAACGCCTTGTCGCGCTATGTCGCGGAATGCCACAGGGGCCTGCGCCCCGATGCCGCAAAACTGCTGCGCAGACTGGAAAAGTTGTAA
- a CDS encoding response regulator transcription factor — protein sequence MRVLEQMPHERKLYSGQGSSSTYPDPMNKHRIVIIEDETVFRELMTMAFRQMPKVTVVGDFFDGRDGLEACLRDKPDLLVVDLFLPSMHGIDIAKEVRSKLPGTRILVLTSHAEERLPAQLIEMGVHGFVAKTEPLKVVLEAVEKVLAGGMFFSSSTPAKPPLSPLPAVAPVPLKNPLTPRELEVAIGVASGLSSKELASKLNLSVRTVEKHRANIMDKVEVREVASLVRWCVQQGLIKV from the coding sequence ATGCGCGTACTCGAACAAATGCCCCATGAGCGAAAGCTTTACTCTGGGCAGGGGAGTAGTTCTACTTACCCGGATCCCATGAACAAGCACCGGATTGTGATCATCGAAGACGAAACCGTCTTTCGCGAATTGATGACAATGGCATTTCGCCAAATGCCGAAGGTGACGGTGGTGGGAGATTTCTTCGACGGAAGGGATGGGCTTGAAGCCTGTCTTCGGGACAAGCCTGATTTGCTGGTGGTTGACCTCTTCCTGCCGAGCATGCATGGCATCGACATCGCGAAGGAAGTGCGATCGAAGCTTCCCGGCACACGCATCCTCGTGCTGACGAGTCACGCCGAAGAACGTTTGCCTGCGCAGCTGATTGAGATGGGCGTGCACGGATTTGTGGCTAAAACCGAACCGCTCAAGGTGGTCTTGGAGGCGGTTGAAAAAGTACTGGCGGGCGGGATGTTCTTCTCCTCGAGCACTCCGGCCAAACCTCCCCTGTCCCCCCTGCCGGCAGTCGCCCCGGTACCACTGAAAAATCCTCTGACACCGCGCGAACTGGAGGTCGCCATCGGCGTAGCCTCGGGTCTTTCCTCCAAGGAGCTCGCGTCCAAGCTCAATCTGTCCGTACGCACAGTCGAAAAGCATCGCGCCAACATTATGGACAAGGTGGAGGTCCGCGAGGTCGCCAGCCTTGTTCGCTGGTGTGTTCAGCAGGGACTGATCAAGGTCTGA
- a CDS encoding Hpt domain-containing protein: MHAQSTLAQLVDVLGLTEVRSLVELYLDHTAAELQRLAALPVDKQIMTVHAIKGSSSQLGAKVFAAQCRAMEMQLRDTRQALTSVELEALQQEFSTAGESFRVWLRETNPQDP, from the coding sequence ATGCATGCTCAATCGACTCTCGCACAGCTCGTTGATGTGCTCGGATTGACTGAGGTGCGATCCTTGGTCGAATTGTACCTCGATCACACGGCCGCGGAACTCCAGCGGCTCGCTGCTCTTCCGGTCGACAAGCAAATCATGACCGTGCATGCGATCAAAGGCAGTTCCTCCCAACTCGGCGCAAAGGTATTTGCCGCCCAATGCCGCGCCATGGAGATGCAGCTTCGCGACACCCGCCAGGCCTTGACCAGCGTTGAGTTGGAAGCTCTGCAACAGGAGTTCTCAACGGCCGGCGAGTCGTTCCGCGTGTGGCTGCGGGAAACCAACCCGCAGGACCCATGA
- a CDS encoding PAS domain S-box protein: protein MPRLLRWTCLYLSLLLLVEAQARLRADSSKPPAAQSIVVSLPDAHGFRFAGYYAAQAKGYFREAGLEVRLDPARPGSSPVSDVVSGRAVYGIAGSEVLLERLNGRPVVLVSAIFQHSALGIAIAGSSPIRTPSDLSARRVAIAALPRDIELWTMMLLEGVRRDGIEVVPTYPGTNEIRDGDADAMAIYFANRPQLQLDDADYRVLQPAAYGVDFYGDGLFTSEQEAARNPDRVARMRSAVNRGWAYAMADPNFIIDYIIANAPGPQPGQTRARLAEEASAVRELVVPGLVEIGHVNTERWDEIARQFVALGLTRNTKRLEGFVFSPPAKFNVTGAVLQWAAIGLGVLGLIGAGIVIWNIRLQRLVEQHTTAFRRSENRFREVFQNLPVATVELDFTGVLHRLHACKASGVIELAAHLNENPGLVGECISLVKVTGCNERALRFMGVPDVGALAKFFPTLTAPGLQQAMRRIFESIWANRRSMSCDLELTDAQGVTRQSLMQWTVIVSPDGHPDWARTVATISDLTEQRRAEARLRQSEDRWELAVRGLNVGLWEYDFETDRAFFSDRWKEMLGFRSGELTASREEFWSRLHPDDRDRALAAMRAHVEHVVPYYSAEVRVRCKDGSYLWVMSRGQALFDDDGRPRRIVGAHTDISEQKEAEQALRESEARYRLLFESNPSPMWLYDLITLRFLEVNTAAQKTYGYTRAEFLQMSIMDIRPPDEQERLKQALETRGVDENIQTLAGVWRHLRKDGSMLYMSINLHRYQFSQAPAVVVLAQDVTERHLTEERLRVSEARFRTLFESAVEGVYECTADGTYRAVNPALARMLGHASPAEMIETVGNGRGVYRHRGRRREFLEALGTSDVVADFQSEAVCADGSTKWISENVRAVRDGKGELMYLQGFVSDITERRSAESALRASEERYRVLFEHSPVAIVEYDYRSVGAWINDLRAAGVEDLEKHMAENPAALSNSLHQIVPAGMNEAVVKLVGGRSKQEVADRIDWIFAEDAYLARQRAFVAIWKGVNQIEGEFTLRAIDGTPRLVYYRWWLPVRGGKLDFEWTQLMLVDLTGTKRAEAALATERERLSVTLRAMAEGVVTADTDGRIQFINHAAEELVGWRFGSAIGQRIEDVAMMRHQNTLAAVGVPHREALLEHKVVDLPQHTTLLDRQGAARLVEGRCAPMFDDKDEPMGVVLVVRDIGERARLENEILRASKLESVGILAGGIAHDFNNILTVVMGNLTLAQLDTAPNSKTGRWLAEAEKGALRARDLTQQLLTFAKGGDPVRSAVLLPEVVRDSAAFALHGSKVSCEVDVTPDLWPADIDKGQIGQVVQNLVINAVQAMPDGGRIHARLRNHKGPVGPNGDAPLHDGRFICISISDTGTGIPPEHLGRIFDPYFSTKKNGSGLGLATVYSIIRKHQGHIEVASEPGRGTTFQFWLPAATSAPAPTPAGGALPEKLAGRVLFMDDEETIRHMAQALLVRLGFEVVTVSDGAAAVSSYAEALANGQPFRVVVMDLTVPGGMGGRQAMEELLKIDSDVRAVVSSGYSSDPVLANHRAHGFKGVVAKPYRIADLARVLRTVIEQE, encoded by the coding sequence TTGCCCCGGTTACTGCGCTGGACTTGCCTGTATCTTTCGCTCCTCCTGCTGGTCGAAGCACAGGCACGCCTCCGCGCGGATTCATCCAAGCCACCCGCCGCCCAATCCATCGTTGTCAGCCTGCCCGATGCCCACGGCTTTCGATTCGCAGGCTATTATGCGGCGCAGGCAAAAGGATACTTTCGTGAAGCCGGCCTCGAGGTCCGCCTCGATCCTGCGCGCCCGGGATCATCTCCGGTCTCTGACGTCGTTTCCGGCCGGGCAGTCTATGGCATAGCGGGCTCCGAGGTTCTCCTTGAACGCTTGAACGGAAGGCCTGTGGTTCTGGTCTCCGCCATTTTCCAGCATTCCGCACTCGGAATCGCCATCGCGGGCAGCTCACCGATCCGGACGCCCAGCGACCTTTCGGCGCGACGGGTGGCGATTGCCGCCCTGCCGCGCGACATTGAGCTGTGGACAATGATGCTGCTGGAAGGCGTGCGTCGCGACGGTATTGAGGTGGTTCCGACCTATCCCGGCACAAACGAGATTCGCGATGGCGATGCGGATGCCATGGCGATCTATTTCGCAAATCGCCCCCAGTTGCAGCTGGACGATGCGGACTACCGCGTTCTGCAACCGGCCGCGTATGGGGTCGATTTTTACGGGGATGGCCTGTTCACGAGTGAACAGGAGGCGGCGCGCAACCCGGACCGTGTGGCACGGATGCGCTCCGCAGTGAACAGGGGCTGGGCATATGCGATGGCAGACCCCAATTTCATAATCGACTACATCATCGCCAATGCGCCCGGGCCCCAGCCCGGCCAAACCAGGGCGCGGCTCGCGGAGGAGGCATCCGCCGTCCGCGAACTTGTCGTGCCAGGCCTGGTTGAGATCGGCCACGTCAACACGGAACGCTGGGACGAAATCGCCCGCCAATTTGTCGCGCTTGGTCTGACCAGGAACACAAAACGCCTGGAGGGATTCGTCTTCTCGCCTCCTGCAAAGTTCAATGTGACGGGCGCCGTGCTCCAGTGGGCGGCGATCGGACTCGGCGTGCTCGGATTGATCGGTGCGGGAATAGTCATCTGGAACATCCGCCTCCAGCGGCTCGTTGAGCAGCACACCACGGCGTTCAGGCGTTCGGAGAACAGATTTCGCGAGGTTTTCCAGAACCTCCCCGTTGCAACCGTTGAGCTGGATTTCACCGGCGTGCTCCACCGTCTGCACGCCTGCAAGGCGTCGGGCGTGATCGAGCTGGCGGCCCACCTCAACGAAAATCCCGGTCTGGTGGGCGAGTGCATCTCCCTGGTCAAGGTCACGGGATGCAACGAACGCGCCTTGAGATTCATGGGCGTGCCCGATGTCGGTGCGCTGGCAAAGTTCTTTCCGACGCTGACCGCTCCAGGCCTGCAGCAGGCGATGCGACGGATATTCGAGAGCATCTGGGCCAACCGGCGATCAATGTCCTGCGATCTCGAGTTGACGGATGCCCAGGGTGTGACCCGCCAGAGCCTCATGCAATGGACGGTGATAGTGTCTCCAGACGGTCATCCGGACTGGGCGCGCACGGTGGCGACGATATCCGACCTCACGGAGCAGAGGCGCGCCGAGGCGAGGCTGAGGCAGAGTGAGGACCGCTGGGAGCTTGCGGTGCGCGGGCTCAATGTCGGGTTGTGGGAGTATGATTTCGAAACCGACCGTGCATTCTTCTCCGATCGCTGGAAGGAAATGCTCGGCTTCAGATCGGGAGAACTGACCGCCAGCCGTGAGGAATTCTGGTCCCGCCTGCATCCTGACGACAGGGACCGCGCGCTCGCGGCGATGCGCGCGCATGTCGAGCATGTCGTTCCCTACTACAGCGCCGAGGTGCGCGTGCGCTGCAAGGACGGGAGCTACCTGTGGGTGATGTCGCGCGGCCAGGCATTGTTCGATGACGACGGCCGTCCGAGGCGGATCGTGGGTGCGCACACGGACATTTCGGAGCAGAAGGAGGCCGAGCAGGCGCTGCGGGAGAGCGAGGCGCGCTACCGTCTGCTCTTTGAATCGAATCCGTCGCCGATGTGGCTCTACGACCTCATCACGCTGCGATTCCTTGAGGTGAACACGGCTGCTCAGAAGACCTATGGGTACACGCGCGCGGAGTTCCTGCAGATGTCCATCATGGACATCCGTCCGCCCGATGAGCAGGAACGCCTCAAGCAGGCTCTTGAAACCCGGGGAGTCGATGAGAACATCCAGACGCTCGCCGGCGTCTGGCGGCATCTCCGCAAGGATGGCTCGATGCTGTACATGAGCATCAATCTGCACCGGTACCAGTTCTCGCAGGCGCCCGCCGTCGTGGTGCTCGCCCAGGATGTCACGGAGCGCCATCTCACCGAGGAACGCCTTCGAGTCAGCGAGGCGCGATTCCGGACGCTTTTTGAAAGCGCGGTGGAGGGCGTCTACGAGTGCACGGCCGACGGCACCTACCGGGCGGTCAACCCCGCCCTCGCGCGCATGCTGGGTCACGCGAGCCCGGCGGAGATGATTGAGACAGTCGGCAACGGCCGGGGCGTCTACCGTCACAGGGGACGGCGCCGCGAGTTTCTGGAGGCGCTGGGGACGAGCGACGTCGTTGCGGACTTTCAGTCGGAGGCCGTCTGCGCGGACGGGTCAACCAAATGGATTTCTGAAAACGTGAGGGCTGTGCGCGACGGCAAGGGGGAGCTGATGTACCTCCAGGGATTTGTCTCCGACATAACGGAGCGGCGCAGCGCGGAGTCGGCGCTGCGCGCGAGCGAGGAGCGCTACCGGGTGCTGTTCGAGCATTCGCCGGTGGCCATTGTGGAGTACGACTACCGGTCCGTGGGCGCCTGGATCAACGACCTGCGCGCCGCGGGAGTCGAGGATCTCGAGAAGCACATGGCGGAGAATCCCGCGGCGCTGTCGAATTCGCTGCATCAGATCGTGCCCGCGGGGATGAACGAGGCGGTGGTGAAACTCGTTGGCGGGCGCTCCAAGCAGGAGGTGGCGGACCGCATTGACTGGATTTTCGCGGAGGACGCCTACCTCGCGCGGCAGCGCGCGTTTGTGGCGATCTGGAAGGGGGTCAACCAGATCGAGGGCGAGTTCACCCTGCGCGCAATCGACGGCACGCCGCGTCTTGTCTACTATCGCTGGTGGCTGCCCGTCCGCGGAGGCAAGCTCGACTTCGAATGGACGCAGTTGATGCTCGTCGACCTGACGGGCACCAAGCGGGCCGAGGCGGCTCTCGCAACCGAGCGCGAGCGCCTGAGTGTCACCCTGCGGGCGATGGCCGAGGGGGTGGTGACCGCCGATACAGACGGAAGGATCCAGTTCATCAATCATGCCGCCGAGGAGCTCGTGGGCTGGAGATTCGGCAGCGCGATCGGCCAGCGAATCGAGGATGTCGCCATGATGCGCCATCAGAACACCCTGGCCGCCGTCGGCGTGCCCCACCGCGAGGCATTGCTCGAGCACAAGGTGGTGGACCTTCCCCAGCACACGACGCTGCTGGACCGGCAGGGGGCGGCGCGGCTCGTGGAGGGCCGGTGCGCGCCGATGTTCGATGACAAGGACGAGCCCATGGGCGTGGTGCTGGTGGTGCGGGACATCGGTGAGCGGGCGCGCCTGGAGAACGAGATCCTGCGCGCCTCCAAGCTGGAGTCGGTCGGCATTCTGGCCGGCGGGATCGCCCATGATTTCAACAACATCCTCACGGTGGTCATGGGCAACCTGACCCTTGCGCAGCTCGACACCGCTCCGAACAGCAAGACCGGACGATGGCTGGCCGAGGCGGAGAAGGGCGCGTTGCGCGCGCGCGACCTCACGCAGCAGCTGCTCACCTTTGCGAAGGGCGGCGACCCCGTCAGGAGTGCGGTGCTGCTCCCCGAAGTCGTCCGGGATTCCGCGGCGTTTGCGCTGCATGGCTCGAAGGTGAGCTGCGAGGTCGATGTCACGCCGGATCTCTGGCCGGCCGACATCGACAAGGGCCAGATCGGCCAGGTGGTTCAAAATCTCGTGATCAACGCGGTGCAGGCGATGCCGGATGGCGGCAGGATCCATGCGCGCCTGAGAAACCACAAGGGACCGGTGGGCCCCAACGGCGACGCGCCGCTCCATGACGGCCGGTTCATTTGTATCAGCATTTCCGATACGGGCACGGGCATTCCTCCGGAGCACCTGGGGCGGATCTTCGATCCCTACTTTTCCACAAAGAAGAACGGCAGCGGCCTGGGGCTTGCGACGGTGTATTCGATCATCCGCAAGCATCAGGGGCACATCGAGGTGGCGTCCGAGCCTGGCAGGGGCACGACGTTCCAGTTCTGGCTGCCGGCCGCAACGAGCGCTCCGGCGCCCACGCCCGCCGGAGGCGCGCTGCCGGAGAAGCTCGCCGGCCGCGTGCTCTTCATGGACGACGAGGAAACCATACGCCACATGGCGCAGGCCCTGCTGGTTCGCCTCGGGTTCGAGGTGGTGACGGTTTCCGATGGCGCGGCGGCGGTGAGCTCCTACGCGGAGGCGCTGGCGAATGGACAGCCGTTCCGTGTGGTGGTGATGGATCTGACGGTGCCGGGCGGCATGGGAGGCCGACAGGCGATGGAGGAACTGCTCAAGATCGACTCCGATGTGCGGGCGGTTGTTTCCAGCGGCTATTCCAGCGATCCCGTGCTGGCAAACCACCGGGCGCACGGATTCAAGGGCGTTGTTGCCAAGCCGTATCGCATAGCCGACCTCGCCCGCGTGCTGCGGACGGTGATCGAGCAGGAATAG